One part of the Oceanihabitans sp. IOP_32 genome encodes these proteins:
- the mnmE gene encoding tRNA uridine-5-carboxymethylaminomethyl(34) synthesis GTPase MnmE: MINQDTIVALATPSGAGAIAVIRLSGKEAIKIAEKHFKSVSGKLLSKQATHTIHLGHIMDGDRTIDEVLISVFKNPNSYTGEDVVEVSCHGSNYIQQEIIQLFLRSGCRMATAGEFTLRAFLNGKLDLSQAEAVADLISSDNEAAHQIAMQQMRGGFSSEIAKLREELLNFASLIELELDFAEEDVEFADRKQFTDLIERISIVLKRLIDSFAVGNVIKEGIPVAIVGEPNVGKSTLLNALLNEDRAIVSDIAGTTRDTIEDEISIGGIGFRFIDTAGIRETQDVVESIGIKKTFEKIEQAQVVMFLVSATELAVGAEAVKSMAIEIEKIKNKFPQKQLLVILNKIDEITDLELASITDALSLKASTIIPISAKTGFGIEKLTNTLLDLINTGALRNNETIITNSRHYDALLKAFEEIQKVQYGLETNLSGDLLAIDIRQALYHFGEITGEITSDDLLGNIFANFCIGK; encoded by the coding sequence ATGATAAATCAAGACACTATTGTGGCTCTAGCAACACCGTCGGGAGCTGGTGCCATTGCTGTAATACGGCTATCGGGAAAAGAGGCTATTAAAATTGCTGAAAAGCATTTTAAATCGGTTTCTGGTAAACTATTAAGTAAACAAGCCACACACACTATTCATTTAGGACATATTATGGATGGCGATAGGACTATCGATGAGGTTTTAATATCAGTCTTTAAAAATCCTAATTCCTATACGGGTGAAGATGTTGTGGAGGTATCTTGTCATGGTTCAAACTATATCCAGCAAGAAATTATACAATTATTTTTACGCTCTGGTTGCAGAATGGCAACCGCAGGTGAGTTTACCTTACGGGCTTTTTTAAATGGAAAATTAGATTTATCGCAAGCTGAAGCTGTAGCCGATTTAATTTCTAGCGATAACGAAGCCGCACACCAAATAGCCATGCAACAGATGCGCGGTGGTTTTTCGTCTGAAATCGCTAAACTTCGCGAAGAACTTTTAAACTTTGCCTCTTTAATTGAACTTGAACTGGATTTTGCCGAAGAAGATGTGGAATTTGCAGATCGCAAGCAATTTACAGATTTAATCGAACGTATTTCGATAGTCTTGAAGCGACTCATAGATTCCTTTGCTGTGGGTAATGTGATAAAAGAAGGAATTCCCGTGGCTATTGTTGGCGAACCTAATGTAGGGAAATCAACTTTATTAAATGCTTTATTAAATGAAGACCGAGCGATAGTTTCCGACATTGCAGGAACCACCCGCGATACTATTGAAGACGAAATTTCTATTGGTGGTATTGGTTTTAGGTTTATAGATACGGCAGGTATTCGCGAAACCCAAGATGTTGTAGAAAGTATTGGTATTAAAAAAACCTTCGAAAAAATTGAACAAGCTCAAGTGGTTATGTTCTTGGTAAGCGCAACAGAACTAGCAGTAGGAGCAGAGGCGGTTAAATCGATGGCTATTGAAATCGAGAAAATAAAAAATAAGTTTCCACAAAAGCAGCTCCTTGTTATTTTGAATAAAATAGATGAGATTACTGATTTGGAGTTGGCGAGCATTACTGATGCCTTGTCATTAAAAGCGTCAACCATTATTCCCATTTCTGCTAAAACAGGGTTTGGTATCGAAAAACTAACGAATACACTTCTGGATTTAATTAATACAGGTGCGCTACGAAATAACGAAACAATAATTACAAATTCTCGTCATTATGATGCCTTGTTGAAAGCTTTTGAGGAGATACAAAAAGTCCAATACGGCCTAGAGACCAATTTGTCTGGCGACTTGTTAGCTATAGATATTCGTCAGGCACTATATCATTTTGGTGAAATTACTGGCGAAATAACCAGCGATGATTTACTGGGGAATATTTTTGCTAATTTTTGTATCGGGAAATGA